One window of Triticum dicoccoides isolate Atlit2015 ecotype Zavitan chromosome 5A, WEW_v2.0, whole genome shotgun sequence genomic DNA carries:
- the LOC119301833 gene encoding 50S ribosomal protein L4-like isoform X2 → MHALARAASLLRRAMACLSQLGAIGCGTPLLAKILPNVYSKGYSTLLAPANEALIPPELLSSKTVWTPDRELGQYEDLVARVTNFHNEDNGFMVLDGDVFDVPIRKDIVHRVVRWQLAKRQQGTHSTKTISEVSGTGRKPYKQKGTGRARHGTLRGCQFRGGATMHGPKPRSHAFKLQKKVRRLGLKIALSARTAEGKLCIFEDLEVPSHKTKNIVQYIKQMDDTKKVLLVDGGDIDKKLKLATKNLHYVNVIPSIGLNVYSILQHDTLVMTRDAINRIVERMHTPISR, encoded by the exons ATGCACGCCCTCGCACGTGCCGCATCCCTCCTGCGTCGAGCCATGGCTTGCCTGTCCCAGCTCGGCGCCATCGGCTGCGGCACCCCGCTCCTCGCCAAG ATTTTGCCAAATGTCTACTCCAAAGGGTATTCTACTCTTTTGGCTCCAGCAAATGAAGCGCTGATTCCACCGGAACTTCTATCTAGCAAGACTGTCTGGACACCAGACCGAGAGCTTG GGCAGTATGAGGACCTAGTAGCTAGAGTAACAAACTTCCATAATGAGGACAACGGATTCATGGTTTTGGATGGTGATGTTTTTGATGTTCCAATTAGGAAGGATATCGTTCACAGGGTAGTAAGGTGGCAGCTTGCTAAAAGGCAACAG GGGACACACTCAACTAAAACTATCAGTGAAGTGAGCGGCACAGGAAGAAAGCCTTACAAGCAAAAAGGAACTGGAAGAGCACGTCATGGAACATTGCGTGGTTGTCAG TTTCGAGGAGGTGCAACTATGCATGGCCCGAAACCACGAAGCCATGCATTCAAGTTGCAGAAGAAAGTGCGACGTCTGGGACTTAAGATAGCCTTGTCTGCTAGAACagctgaggggaag CTCTGCATCTTCGAGGACCTAGAAGTCCCCAGCCACAAGACGAAAAACATCGTGCAGTACATCAAGCAGATGGACGATACGAAGAAGGTTTTGTTGGTGGATGGAGGCGACATTGATAAGAAGTTAAAGCTGGCCACTAAAAATCTTCACTACGTGAATGTCATTCCTTCGATT GGCCTCAATGTCTACAGCATCCTGCAGCATGACACCCTCGTAATGACTCGAGATGCCATCAACAGAATCGTGGAGCGGATGCACACCCCCATCAGCCGCTAG
- the LOC119301833 gene encoding 50S ribosomal protein L4-like isoform X1: MSIRSLIAASRSRHALTAATISQATSRAHQHACVPPLLSGLGPLARAFSSSAAVADVNSGVRVMEGQILPNVYSKGYSTLLAPANEALIPPELLSSKTVWTPDRELGQYEDLVARVTNFHNEDNGFMVLDGDVFDVPIRKDIVHRVVRWQLAKRQQGTHSTKTISEVSGTGRKPYKQKGTGRARHGTLRGCQFRGGATMHGPKPRSHAFKLQKKVRRLGLKIALSARTAEGKLCIFEDLEVPSHKTKNIVQYIKQMDDTKKVLLVDGGDIDKKLKLATKNLHYVNVIPSIGLNVYSILQHDTLVMTRDAINRIVERMHTPISR, translated from the exons ATGTCCATCAGATCTCTCATCGCCGCATCCAGGTCCAGACATGCCCTCACCGCTGCCACCATCTCTCAG GCAACTTCCAGGGCGCACCAGCACGCCTGCGTGCCTCCTCTGCTCTCGGGGCTTGGACCACTCGCGCGCGCCTTTAG CTCAAGCGCTGCAGTAGCAGATGTCAATTCAGGTGTCCGTGTTATGGAAGGGCAG ATTTTGCCAAATGTCTACTCCAAAGGGTATTCTACTCTTTTGGCTCCAGCAAATGAAGCGCTGATTCCACCGGAACTTCTATCTAGCAAGACTGTCTGGACACCAGACCGAGAGCTTG GGCAGTATGAGGACCTAGTAGCTAGAGTAACAAACTTCCATAATGAGGACAACGGATTCATGGTTTTGGATGGTGATGTTTTTGATGTTCCAATTAGGAAGGATATCGTTCACAGGGTAGTAAGGTGGCAGCTTGCTAAAAGGCAACAG GGGACACACTCAACTAAAACTATCAGTGAAGTGAGCGGCACAGGAAGAAAGCCTTACAAGCAAAAAGGAACTGGAAGAGCACGTCATGGAACATTGCGTGGTTGTCAG TTTCGAGGAGGTGCAACTATGCATGGCCCGAAACCACGAAGCCATGCATTCAAGTTGCAGAAGAAAGTGCGACGTCTGGGACTTAAGATAGCCTTGTCTGCTAGAACagctgaggggaag CTCTGCATCTTCGAGGACCTAGAAGTCCCCAGCCACAAGACGAAAAACATCGTGCAGTACATCAAGCAGATGGACGATACGAAGAAGGTTTTGTTGGTGGATGGAGGCGACATTGATAAGAAGTTAAAGCTGGCCACTAAAAATCTTCACTACGTGAATGTCATTCCTTCGATT GGCCTCAATGTCTACAGCATCCTGCAGCATGACACCCTCGTAATGACTCGAGATGCCATCAACAGAATCGTGGAGCGGATGCACACCCCCATCAGCCGCTAG